A stretch of the Aphis gossypii isolate Hap1 chromosome 2, ASM2018417v2, whole genome shotgun sequence genome encodes the following:
- the LOC126549810 gene encoding ADP-ribose glycohydrolase OARD1-like, whose protein sequence is MFIIFSMATINLSSRDLFAEVEAASAALKVDEKLATAHCVSEDFQMGRGIAVNFKVKYGALGALMDQKVRVGGVAELHPSDEGGKIYVFYLVTKVLFHHKPTLQSLADSLNQLRDRLIDLKINRLIIPKLGCNLDRLDWYQVRGLLSTTFDQQTIITVCDPENPEIRPHRLAPLREESREFCGTNNAAAADKNEVLILPVDLNSASSNSTLDRCLTNLNLKDE, encoded by the exons atgttcataattttCAGCATGGctactattaatttatcgtCGCGAGACTTATTCGCCGAAGTTGAAGCGGCATCGGCGGCACTGAAGGTGGATGAAAAGTTGGCCACGGCGCATTGCGTCTCCGAGGACTTCCAAATGGGAAGAGGCATTGCCGTAAACTTCAA GGTGAAGTACGGAGCTCTCGGAGCCCTGATGGACCAAAAGGTCCGGGTCGGTGGTGTGGCGGAATTACATCCGAGTGACGAGGGAGGTAAAATTTATGTGTTTTACCTTGTCACAAAGGTGTTATTCCACCATAAACCGACTCTCCAATCTCTGGCCGATTCGTTGAACCAGTTGCGGGATCGATtaatcgatttaaaaataaatcgattaatCATTCCAAAGCTTGGGTGCAATTTGGATCGGCTGGATTGGTATCAGGTGCGTGGTCTGCTTTCAACCACTTTCGATCAACAAACAATCATCACAGTGTGTGATCCTGAAAac cCTGAAATACGACCACATAGATTGGCACCTCTGCGGGAGGAAAGCCGTGAATTTTGCGGCACCAACAACGCTGCAGCTGCAGATAAAAATGAGGTTCTAATATTACCAGTAGACCTAAATAGTGCCAGTTCAAATTCGACGTTGGATAGATGTCTAACAAATTTGAACCTGAAGGACgagtaa
- the LOC126550450 gene encoding uncharacterized protein LOC126550450, producing MAKFANDMHFIIWLKGEDDHYFSILETQINETLSLGLRSSIWVFPKQDIMDYYSGFCALVRSKLADNAQNFEIIICDPNLSVTTSMVAGKWPRGRAHHRPSPTLYTPARDQVGLIRGRGTQSITVHRGRGEHGGRGGRGGRGGRGGRGGDGGRGGHGEQTSTPSMNIYTNALEALGRTITSSLYQSVIELATQATNPQPATTSPQPAPGSSWHYNVNFRRGRARGRPPIMCHNCRAFGHTRNYCPNKCK from the exons ATGGCCAAATTTGCAAATGATATGCATTTCATAATTTGGTTGAAAGGTGAAGACGaccattattttagtattttagaaaCCCAAATTAACGAAACATTATCGTTGGGGCTCCGTTCGTCAATTTGGGTATTTCCAAAACAAGACATTATGGACTATTATTCGGGGTTTTGTGCATTGGTTAGGTCCAAGCTGGCTGACAATGCACAAAACTTCGAGATCATAATTTGTGATCCAAATCT GTCAGTAACAACTTCTATGGTGGCAGGAAAATGGCCAAGAGGCAGGGCTCATCACCGGCCCTCGCCCACGTTATACACACCTGCCCGTGACCAAGTCGGGCTTATACGTGGGCGTGGCACCCAATCAATAACCGTCCATAGAGGACGTGGTGAACATGGTGGACGTGGTGGACGTGGTGGACGTGGTGGACGTGGTGGACGTGGCGGAGATGGTGGGCGTGGCGGACATGGTGAACAAACGTCCACACCGTCcatgaatatttatacaaacgcATTAGAAGCGCTAGGACGCACCATTACATCATCATTGTATCAGTCGGTTA ttgAATTGGCCACACAAGCCACAAATCCACAACCCGCAACTACAAGTCCACAACCCGCGCCAGGGTCATCGTGGCATTACAACGTGAACTTTAGACGTGGACGGGCACGTGGACGGCCACCAATTATGTGCCACAACTGCAGGGCATTTGGCCATACGCGGAATTACTGTCCTAAcaaatgtaag
- the LOC114130620 gene encoding growth arrest and DNA damage-inducible proteins-interacting protein 1, protein MSIISFKGFNYAGKIVKVPIIQCFLARNASIKNEVQDFDIVTTTAENVLSEKEVEAICDKSRLNHGHRNMVNGRLPYDKPVHRYHNTVKYKRKMYGRYGDASNVYPGLAWPTAEDLEDIREYESVAYPLTIQEMQQNAMNIIESERQAIQMNQQKIDNNMKKLNGWLNEVKEKSAKKLFEAQQAKEKKEKLIEEVKKHFGYKIDPKDDRFKEMLVKREKEEKKKVREEKKKVREEKLLNYLDSKAK, encoded by the coding sequence atgtcaaTCATATCGTTTAAAGGATTTAATTATGCTGGTAAAATTGTTAAAGTACCgattattcaatgttttttagCACGAAATGCATCCATTAAAAATGAAGTGCAAGACTTTGATATTGTTACAACCACTGcagaaaatgttttatcagAAAAGGAAGTGGAAGCAATTTGTGACAAATCTCGCTTGAACCATGGCCATCGCAATATGGTAAATGGTCGATTACCTTATGATAAACCTGTGCATAGATATCACAACACAGTAAAATACaagagaaaaatgtatggacgGTATGGTGATGCGAGTAATGTCTACCCAGGATTGGCATGGCCAACAGCTGAAGACTTGGAGGATATAAGAGAGTATGAAAGTGTAGCCTATCCGTTGACCATTCAAGAAATGCAACAAAATGCAATGAACATTATAGAAAGTGAACGTCAAGCAATTCAAATGAATCAGcaaaaaattgataacaatatgaaaaaattaaacggtTGGTTAAATGAAGTCAAAGAAAAGTcggcaaaaaaattatttgaggcTCAACAAGCTAaagaaaagaaagaaaaactcattgaagaagtaaaaaaacattttggatATAAGATAGATCCAAAAGATGATAGATTTAAAGAAATGCTAGTTAAAAGAGAAAAAGAAGAGAAGAAGAAGGTCAGAGAAGAGAAGAAAAAAGTCCGCGAAGAAAAACTTCTAAATTATTTGGATTCAAAagcaaaatag
- the LOC114130619 gene encoding NHP2-like protein 1 isoform X1 yields MTCVKHQMVDDQSITLDVNPKAYPLADQQMTTKILNLVQQAMNYKQLRKGANEATKTLNRGISEFIVCAADAEPLEILLHLPLLCEDKNVPYVFIRSKQALGRACGVSRPVIACSITTDEGSQLRPQIQQVQTEIERLLV; encoded by the exons ATGACTTGCGTAAAACACCA gaTGGTGGACGACCAGAGCATCACATTAGATGTTAACCCTAAAGCATATCCTTTGGCTGACCAGCAGATGaccacaaaaattttaaatttggttcAACAAGCAATGAACTATAAACAATTACGTAAAGGAGCAAATGAAG CcactaaaactttaaatagagGTATTTCTGAATTCATTGTTTGTGCAGCAGATGCAGAACCTTTAGAAATTTTGTTACACTTGCCATTGTTGTGTGAGGATAAAAATGTGccgtatgtttttattagatcAAAACAAG CATTAGGCCGAGCGTGTGGTGTTTCAAGGCCAGTCATAGCGTGTTCCATTACCACTGATGAAGGTTCACAATTACGGCCTCAAATACAACAAGTTCAGACTGAAATTGAAAGACTATTGGTTTAA
- the LOC114130619 gene encoding NHP2-like protein 1 isoform X2, translating into MVDDQSITLDVNPKAYPLADQQMTTKILNLVQQAMNYKQLRKGANEATKTLNRGISEFIVCAADAEPLEILLHLPLLCEDKNVPYVFIRSKQALGRACGVSRPVIACSITTDEGSQLRPQIQQVQTEIERLLV; encoded by the exons aTGGTGGACGACCAGAGCATCACATTAGATGTTAACCCTAAAGCATATCCTTTGGCTGACCAGCAGATGaccacaaaaattttaaatttggttcAACAAGCAATGAACTATAAACAATTACGTAAAGGAGCAAATGAAG CcactaaaactttaaatagagGTATTTCTGAATTCATTGTTTGTGCAGCAGATGCAGAACCTTTAGAAATTTTGTTACACTTGCCATTGTTGTGTGAGGATAAAAATGTGccgtatgtttttattagatcAAAACAAG CATTAGGCCGAGCGTGTGGTGTTTCAAGGCCAGTCATAGCGTGTTCCATTACCACTGATGAAGGTTCACAATTACGGCCTCAAATACAACAAGTTCAGACTGAAATTGAAAGACTATTGGTTTAA